From Chelatococcus sp. YT9, a single genomic window includes:
- a CDS encoding glycoside hydrolase family 31 protein, with protein MKALTHGRYRGLDGNAAVFDVGAFDVGAFDVGAGTKPLATIRVAILERDIGRVTLRRTEGYRLDRGWAIAPNGLEPPFEGRARDDVSGFANPAVTAREEGGTVTLVAPGLSATVTLHPFGIAWRRDGEAEPFLSDRPTQAYFLSRKSGALAHSMARHADERHYGLGDKAGPLDRTGRRFAIDAVDPCGFDAELSDPLYKMLPFFIVDGPVGAHGVYYDNLATGAVDLGCTIDNYHGLFRSYQANDGDLDYYVLAGPSVPEVVRRFSWLAGGQAFAPRWSLGFAMTSMSIADAPDADARVSAFVADCKTNGIRCDSFHFGSGYTSIGPRRYVFNWNHDKFPDPTATMARLKAAGMQPVTNIKPCLLDDHPRLEEAKRDGILVTDGSTGEPAVAQFWDGLGFHVDFTNPKGRDWWANGIRSQLLDYGVVSIWSDNNEFEIWDEDAVCAGDGRPFAQSLARPAQALLMHKLAYETQVAHAPGKRPYVITRAGGAGISRYGQTWTGDNETAWKTLRFNLTQGLNMSLSGLFNIGHDVGGFHGPVPGPELFCRFVEFCALWPRMVMNSWKDNGTVNTPWMHPEVLAEVRAVIALRHSLIPYLYTQMWRASREDMPAVKPLFWDFPADDAARGVEDAFMLGPDLLVAPVLEEGATARDVYLPAHPGGWYDWHDLTHWEGGRIVRVEAPLGRLPLFARAGAIIPVAEGDETAAVVFGTSADGASGLIYSDDGETADWRRDGEAITLSLRPDEDGFVLEAQAPGALKAISVRAVGVPGLRVATAGLVVRQ; from the coding sequence ATGAAAGCCCTGACGCATGGCCGCTATCGCGGCCTGGATGGCAATGCCGCAGTGTTTGACGTCGGCGCGTTCGATGTGGGAGCGTTTGATGTTGGGGCCGGAACCAAGCCGTTGGCAACGATCCGCGTGGCTATTCTCGAGCGCGACATCGGCCGCGTGACGCTGAGGCGCACGGAGGGTTATCGCCTCGACCGGGGCTGGGCGATCGCGCCCAATGGCCTGGAGCCGCCCTTCGAGGGCCGCGCCCGCGATGATGTATCGGGCTTCGCCAATCCCGCCGTGACGGCGCGGGAGGAGGGCGGCACGGTCACCCTCGTGGCGCCCGGCCTGTCCGCCACGGTGACGCTGCACCCCTTCGGCATCGCCTGGCGGCGCGACGGAGAGGCGGAGCCATTCCTGAGCGACCGCCCGACCCAGGCCTATTTCCTGTCCCGCAAGAGCGGCGCGCTTGCCCACAGCATGGCGCGACATGCCGACGAGCGTCACTACGGCCTCGGCGACAAGGCGGGGCCGCTCGATCGCACCGGGCGGCGTTTTGCCATCGACGCGGTGGACCCTTGCGGCTTCGACGCGGAATTATCCGATCCGCTCTACAAGATGCTGCCGTTCTTCATCGTGGATGGGCCGGTCGGTGCGCATGGTGTGTACTACGACAACCTTGCCACCGGTGCGGTTGATCTTGGCTGTACCATCGACAACTACCATGGCCTTTTCCGTTCCTATCAGGCCAATGACGGCGACCTCGACTATTACGTTCTCGCCGGCCCGAGCGTGCCCGAGGTCGTGCGCCGCTTCTCCTGGCTCGCCGGCGGGCAGGCCTTCGCGCCGCGCTGGTCGCTCGGTTTCGCGATGACCAGCATGTCGATTGCCGACGCGCCCGATGCCGATGCGCGGGTATCGGCCTTTGTGGCCGACTGCAAGACCAACGGCATCCGCTGCGACAGCTTCCATTTCGGCTCCGGCTATACGTCGATCGGGCCGCGCCGCTACGTTTTCAACTGGAACCATGATAAGTTCCCGGATCCCACCGCGACGATGGCACGGTTGAAGGCCGCGGGCATGCAGCCGGTGACCAATATCAAGCCGTGCCTTCTCGATGATCATCCCCGCCTCGAGGAAGCAAAGCGCGATGGGATTCTGGTGACTGACGGCAGCACGGGCGAGCCGGCGGTGGCGCAGTTCTGGGACGGGCTCGGCTTCCATGTCGATTTCACCAATCCCAAGGGCCGGGACTGGTGGGCGAACGGAATCCGTAGCCAGCTTCTCGACTATGGCGTCGTCTCCATCTGGAGCGACAACAACGAATTCGAGATCTGGGACGAGGATGCGGTCTGCGCCGGCGATGGACGCCCCTTCGCGCAGAGCCTCGCCCGCCCGGCTCAGGCGCTGCTGATGCACAAGCTCGCCTATGAGACGCAGGTGGCCCATGCGCCCGGCAAGCGCCCCTATGTCATCACGCGCGCCGGCGGCGCCGGCATTTCACGCTATGGCCAGACCTGGACGGGCGATAATGAAACCGCGTGGAAGACGCTGCGTTTCAACCTGACGCAGGGGCTCAACATGAGCCTGTCGGGTCTGTTCAACATCGGCCATGATGTCGGCGGGTTTCATGGCCCGGTGCCGGGGCCCGAACTCTTCTGTCGTTTTGTCGAATTCTGCGCGCTCTGGCCGCGGATGGTCATGAATTCATGGAAAGACAACGGCACGGTCAATACACCGTGGATGCATCCGGAGGTTCTGGCGGAGGTGCGCGCCGTCATCGCGCTGCGGCACAGCCTCATTCCCTATCTCTACACCCAGATGTGGCGCGCCTCCCGCGAGGACATGCCTGCTGTCAAGCCGCTGTTCTGGGATTTCCCGGCGGATGACGCGGCGCGGGGCGTCGAGGATGCCTTCATGCTGGGGCCGGACCTTCTCGTCGCGCCCGTGCTGGAGGAGGGAGCGACGGCGCGTGACGTCTATCTCCCCGCCCATCCCGGCGGCTGGTACGACTGGCACGACCTTACGCATTGGGAGGGAGGCCGGATCGTGAGGGTGGAGGCACCGCTCGGGCGGCTGCCGCTGTTCGCCCGTGCCGGGGCGATCATTCCCGTCGCGGAGGGCGACGAGACGGCAGCCGTCGTCTTCGGAACCTCGGCGGATGGCGCTTCAGGCCTCATCTACAGTGACGACGGCGAGACCGCAGACTGGCGGCGGGATGGCGAGGCGATCACCTTGAGCCTGCGGCCGGACGAGGATGGCTTCGTGCTGGAAGCGCAGGCGCCGGGCGCGCTCAAGGCTATCAGTGTCCGGGCTGTCGGCGTGCCGGGTCTGCGCGTCGCGACGGCCGGGCTTGTCGTGCGCCAGTGA
- a CDS encoding trimeric intracellular cation channel family protein, with translation MNVQPELLLHGLYLVAIVAEAMTAALSAGRRNMDWVGVYLLGCVTALGGGSVRDVLLGHHPLSWVQHPSYLLITGGAALATIAIARYMHRLRHVFLFLDAVGLVCFTVIGCNVAIGLDMPFTIVIASGLITGCVGGVLRDILCADVPLLFRAELYAAVSVVTGMIYVAGRTTELNHGLVMLGAMLIGLAFRLLALRYKWSMPKFVYTHDLH, from the coding sequence TTGAATGTTCAGCCAGAGCTTTTGTTGCATGGTCTCTACCTCGTGGCGATTGTCGCGGAGGCCATGACGGCGGCACTGTCGGCCGGACGGCGCAACATGGATTGGGTCGGCGTCTATCTTCTGGGATGCGTGACGGCTCTCGGCGGCGGCTCCGTGCGCGACGTGCTGCTCGGCCATCATCCGCTGTCCTGGGTGCAGCATCCCTCCTATCTGCTGATCACGGGCGGCGCGGCCCTGGCGACCATCGCCATTGCCCGCTACATGCATCGGCTGCGCCATGTCTTTCTTTTTCTCGATGCCGTCGGCCTGGTCTGCTTCACGGTCATCGGTTGCAATGTGGCCATCGGCCTCGACATGCCATTTACGATCGTGATCGCCTCCGGCCTGATTACCGGCTGCGTCGGCGGTGTACTGCGGGACATTCTTTGTGCGGATGTCCCATTACTTTTTCGCGCCGAACTCTACGCCGCGGTTTCCGTGGTGACGGGCATGATCTATGTCGCGGGCCGGACGACGGAGCTCAACCATGGTCTGGTCATGCTCGGCGCCATGTTGATCGGCCTCGCATTCAGGCTGCTTGCTCTTCGCTATAAGTGGAGCATGCCGAAGTTCGTGTATACGCATGATCTGCATTGA
- a CDS encoding MFS transporter codes for MNHPYRWVIVAAGGLLGCMAVGAMFSLPVFLRPMSEDTGWSVTGVSTAMTIGFLAMAAASMVWGSLSDRFGPRPVVLTGSIVLAASLALASRANSLVEFQLLFGLLVGAATAAVFAPMMATVTGWFDTQRSLAVSLVSAGMGMAPMTMAPLAAWLVTIHDWRTAMLIIAGIAAGVMIPAALLVRRPPALEGGHAEAAADGPQSGMTVRQAVRSPQFVILMLANFFCCATHSGPIFHTVSYAVTCGIPMIAAVSIYSVEGLAGMFGRIGFGLAGDRFGAQRVLVIGLMAQAFGVLAYAFVDQLGGFYAVAVAVGFIYAGTMPLYAVIIRENFPLKMMGTIIGGTAMAGSLGMSTGPLLGGLIYDHFSSYVLMYVGSWGMGLTAMLILMAFRPFPRRQVEVATA; via the coding sequence ATGAACCATCCCTATCGCTGGGTGATAGTCGCCGCAGGGGGCCTTCTGGGCTGCATGGCGGTCGGCGCCATGTTCTCCCTGCCCGTGTTCCTGCGGCCGATGTCGGAGGATACCGGCTGGTCCGTCACCGGCGTGTCGACGGCCATGACGATCGGGTTCCTCGCCATGGCAGCGGCCAGCATGGTTTGGGGCAGCCTCTCCGACAGGTTCGGTCCGCGGCCGGTCGTGTTGACGGGATCGATAGTGCTTGCCGCGAGTCTGGCGCTTGCCAGCCGGGCGAATTCCCTGGTCGAGTTCCAGCTCCTGTTCGGCCTTCTGGTTGGGGCGGCGACCGCCGCCGTTTTCGCGCCGATGATGGCGACAGTGACGGGCTGGTTCGACACGCAGCGCAGCCTTGCGGTCTCGCTGGTTTCTGCTGGCATGGGCATGGCGCCCATGACCATGGCCCCACTGGCCGCCTGGCTGGTCACCATCCATGACTGGCGTACCGCCATGCTGATCATCGCCGGCATCGCGGCGGGCGTCATGATTCCCGCGGCCCTCCTCGTGCGTCGCCCTCCCGCGCTGGAAGGCGGGCACGCAGAGGCGGCGGCAGATGGCCCGCAATCGGGCATGACAGTCCGACAGGCTGTCCGCTCCCCCCAGTTCGTTATCCTCATGCTGGCGAACTTCTTCTGCTGTGCCACTCACTCGGGTCCCATCTTCCATACGGTGAGCTATGCGGTGACGTGCGGCATCCCCATGATCGCGGCCGTGTCGATCTACAGCGTCGAAGGGCTGGCCGGCATGTTCGGCCGCATCGGCTTCGGCCTCGCGGGAGACCGCTTCGGCGCACAGCGTGTCCTCGTCATCGGGCTCATGGCGCAGGCCTTCGGCGTGCTCGCTTATGCATTCGTCGACCAGCTCGGCGGCTTCTATGCCGTGGCGGTGGCAGTCGGCTTCATCTATGCCGGCACGATGCCCCTCTATGCCGTGATCATCCGGGAGAACTTTCCCCTTAAAATGATGGGCACGATCATCGGTGGCACCGCGATGGCCGGCAGCCTCGGCATGTCGACAGGCCCCCTGCTCGGCGGCCTCATCTACGACCACTTCTCCAGCTATGTGCTGATGTATGTCGGCTCCTGGGGCATGGGCTTGACCGCTATGCTGATCCTGATGGCGTTCCGGCCGTTTCCGCGAAGACAGGTCGAGGTCGCGACGGCGTAA
- a CDS encoding VOC family protein — translation MKIVTSLSFRGQCREAFEFYAKVLGGKITAAIPYGDAPPGMPITDEKYKAWLMHCWLEVGDQALMGADMDVEWARNIDKPKNGFDVTLHTNDKAEGQRWFEALSEGGQAVMPFGETFWSPGFGSLVDRFGVPWMVNTIPSADWKPQG, via the coding sequence ATGAAGATCGTGACCAGCTTGAGCTTCCGGGGCCAATGCCGCGAGGCATTCGAGTTCTACGCCAAGGTTCTGGGTGGAAAAATCACCGCAGCGATTCCCTATGGCGATGCGCCTCCAGGCATGCCGATCACGGATGAGAAATATAAGGCCTGGCTCATGCATTGCTGGCTCGAGGTCGGCGATCAGGCATTGATGGGCGCGGACATGGATGTGGAATGGGCGCGCAATATCGACAAGCCCAAGAACGGCTTCGATGTCACGCTGCATACCAACGACAAGGCAGAGGGCCAGCGCTGGTTCGAAGCGTTGTCCGAGGGCGGGCAAGCAGTCATGCCGTTTGGCGAAACCTTCTGGTCGCCCGGATTCGGCTCCTTGGTCGACCGGTTCGGCGTGCCCTGGATGGTGAACACCATTCCTTCCGCGGATTGGAAGCCGCAGGGCTGA
- a CDS encoding erythromycin esterase family protein has product MAIVFPDRRKAGRHLAGKLSHHAGRDDVIILALPRGGVPVGFEVARALNAPLDVFVVRKLGVPGYEELAMGAIATGGVRVLNDDVVDGLTLPSHIIDAVTAKEEKELARRERLYRGGRPPLHVKGRTIILVDDGLATGSTMLAAIRALRDSAPARIVAAVPVGSPDTCEAMKAEADEVVCATTPQPLLGVGQWYKDFSQTSDDEVRALLARSARGRASSDSGSNGFSEHGAAGELRRHIVRLSGEAGDYDRLLEAIGEARFVLLGEASHGTHEFYEERARITRRLIEEKGFRAVAVEADWPDTYRVNRYVQNVGGDLDAEEALSDFRRFPTWMWRNSVVVDFVEWLRRHNDAIGEGGSRAGFYGLDLYALHGAMKAVLRYLENIDPAAADAARHRYACFDHFGPDPEVYGFIAGNEVEKSCQDAVVAQLVEMLKRRPVPTQPGTSALADELFAAQQNARLVKNAEGYYRALFLAPESTWNLRDRHMAETFEALVTHLGQDGQPAKIIVWAHNSHLGDARATDRNRREEINLGQLIRETHERDAFLVGFTTHHGTVTAASDWDAPAERKNVRPALADSYEALLHAVSPERFLIDLRVASEVLPRRLLERAIGVIYRPETERVSHYFHADLAAQFDALLHFDETHAVEALERSSEWDAGELAETYPFGV; this is encoded by the coding sequence ATGGCTATCGTCTTTCCAGACCGTCGCAAAGCCGGAAGACACCTTGCCGGCAAGCTCTCTCACCATGCCGGACGTGACGATGTCATCATCCTGGCGCTGCCGCGCGGGGGCGTACCGGTTGGCTTTGAGGTCGCACGCGCGTTGAATGCGCCACTGGACGTCTTTGTCGTGCGCAAGCTGGGTGTTCCCGGCTACGAGGAACTGGCAATGGGCGCGATCGCAACGGGGGGTGTGCGTGTCCTGAATGACGATGTCGTCGATGGCCTCACACTTCCATCTCACATCATCGACGCGGTCACCGCAAAGGAGGAGAAGGAGCTCGCCCGCCGCGAGCGCCTCTATCGCGGCGGGCGGCCTCCGCTCCACGTGAAAGGACGAACCATCATCCTCGTGGATGACGGGCTCGCGACCGGATCGACCATGCTGGCAGCCATCAGAGCGCTCCGGGATAGCGCGCCCGCCCGCATCGTGGCTGCGGTTCCAGTCGGCAGCCCCGACACCTGCGAAGCGATGAAGGCCGAAGCGGACGAGGTCGTCTGCGCGACGACGCCGCAGCCGCTCCTCGGCGTGGGTCAGTGGTACAAGGATTTCTCGCAGACGAGCGACGACGAGGTTCGCGCGCTCCTCGCCCGCTCCGCCCGCGGACGCGCTTCCTCGGATAGCGGGTCCAATGGCTTCTCGGAGCATGGGGCAGCCGGCGAGCTGCGCCGACACATTGTTCGGCTCTCCGGCGAGGCTGGCGATTATGACCGGCTTCTCGAGGCCATCGGCGAGGCACGCTTCGTGCTGCTCGGCGAAGCCTCACATGGGACGCACGAATTCTATGAGGAACGGGCGCGGATCACGAGGCGGCTGATCGAGGAGAAGGGTTTCAGAGCCGTCGCCGTGGAGGCGGACTGGCCGGACACCTACCGCGTCAACCGCTACGTCCAGAACGTGGGAGGAGACCTCGACGCTGAGGAAGCGCTTTCGGATTTCCGACGCTTCCCAACCTGGATGTGGCGAAACAGCGTGGTTGTCGACTTTGTCGAATGGCTGCGCCGGCACAATGACGCGATCGGCGAGGGCGGATCAAGGGCTGGGTTCTACGGCCTCGACCTTTATGCCCTGCATGGCGCAATGAAGGCCGTGCTGCGCTATCTCGAAAACATCGACCCGGCCGCAGCCGACGCGGCGCGCCATCGCTACGCCTGTTTCGATCATTTCGGGCCGGACCCGGAAGTCTACGGCTTCATCGCAGGTAACGAGGTTGAGAAGTCATGCCAGGACGCCGTGGTCGCGCAATTGGTCGAGATGCTGAAGCGGCGTCCCGTGCCGACCCAGCCTGGCACGAGTGCGCTCGCGGACGAGCTTTTCGCGGCGCAACAGAACGCCCGCCTCGTCAAGAATGCGGAGGGCTATTACCGCGCCCTGTTCCTGGCGCCGGAATCGACCTGGAACCTGCGCGACCGGCACATGGCCGAGACGTTCGAGGCCCTCGTCACCCATCTTGGCCAGGATGGGCAGCCCGCCAAGATCATCGTTTGGGCGCATAATTCCCATCTCGGCGACGCGAGAGCGACAGACCGCAACCGGCGGGAAGAGATAAATCTTGGGCAGCTCATTCGCGAAACGCACGAGCGTGACGCCTTCCTTGTCGGCTTCACCACACATCATGGAACGGTGACTGCTGCGTCCGACTGGGACGCACCCGCAGAGCGCAAGAATGTCCGTCCCGCATTGGCGGATAGCTACGAGGCCTTGCTGCACGCCGTCTCTCCGGAGCGTTTCCTCATTGATCTGCGCGTTGCCAGTGAAGTCTTACCGCGAAGGCTCCTGGAGCGCGCGATCGGCGTAATTTATCGTCCGGAGACGGAACGGGTCAGCCATTACTTCCACGCGGATCTTGCCGCGCAGTTCGACGCGCTGCTGCATTTCGACGAGACCCACGCGGTCGAGGCGCTGGAGCGCAGCTCGGAATGGGACGCCGGCGAGCTCGCCGAGACCTATCCCTTCGGGGTGTAG
- a CDS encoding DUF305 domain-containing protein yields the protein MADHHHTGQHDQRGKRSYVMLAVNFVLGLVVMYIAMFTMIDGWQDFHNNINMLYMALTMAAPMGIIMLATMSEMYPRRGLNIVLYVAFAVLCAASFAATRTQALVGDRQFVASMIPHHSGAILMCRQSRFTNEELARLCEGIIRSQREEIDEMNRIRSRLETGAS from the coding sequence ATGGCGGATCACCATCATACAGGTCAGCACGATCAGAGGGGTAAGCGAAGCTATGTCATGCTGGCGGTCAATTTCGTGCTCGGCCTGGTCGTCATGTACATCGCCATGTTCACGATGATCGATGGCTGGCAGGACTTCCACAATAACATCAACATGCTCTACATGGCGCTGACCATGGCCGCTCCGATGGGTATCATCATGCTCGCGACCATGAGCGAGATGTATCCACGCCGTGGTCTCAACATAGTCCTCTATGTCGCCTTCGCCGTTTTATGCGCGGCCTCCTTCGCCGCCACGCGCACTCAAGCTCTGGTCGGAGACCGGCAGTTCGTAGCGTCGATGATTCCGCATCATTCCGGCGCGATCCTCATGTGCCGGCAAAGCCGCTTCACCAACGAGGAACTCGCGCGCCTTTGCGAGGGAATCATCCGGTCGCAGAGGGAGGAAATCGACGAGATGAATCGGATCAGATCGCGGCTGGAAACAGGGGCGTCCTGA
- a CDS encoding PAS domain S-box protein: MNSNTEAKSGAVEAHMVHTARELTILYRFTEHLFRAQSLQQIYDAALDAICAALGCSRASILLFDTAGVMRFVASRGLSEGYRVAVDGHSPWGREDRDAAPIYVGNARDADESDELKATILKEGIEALAFIPLASAHALIGKFMVYYDTPHVFTDREHDLALTIGRQLGFAVERNIAEHTSRRLAALVDSSDDAIIGTDVNGIITDWNGGAERLFGYRSEEVIGRSVMLLVPADRQDEEPTILARIRSGERVEHYETLRRRKDGTLVDISLTVSPIRDHADEILGASKIARDISDRRRVQEQRELMLREMDHRVKNAFALTGSLVGLSAKSAATPAELVANVTERLAALARAHAFTMSPGSHDLARDDRPTALHALIGTILAPYGSADGAGPRFSIVGFDPTIPAELVTPLCLLLHEFATNATKHGSLAAAQGTVQILCSKQEEGVGIRWRELGGPEVRKPEYQGFGSRLVNASARQLGRLTTTWDPHGVVIDLIIDHDKLGD, encoded by the coding sequence ATGAACTCAAACACCGAAGCGAAGAGCGGTGCCGTCGAAGCCCACATGGTGCATACCGCCCGCGAACTGACCATCCTCTATCGTTTCACAGAGCATCTTTTTCGCGCCCAGTCGCTCCAGCAGATTTACGATGCTGCCCTGGATGCGATCTGCGCAGCGCTGGGGTGCTCGCGCGCTTCCATTCTCTTGTTCGATACGGCCGGTGTCATGCGCTTTGTCGCGTCACGCGGGTTGTCGGAAGGTTACCGGGTCGCGGTCGATGGACACTCGCCATGGGGTCGGGAAGATCGTGATGCTGCGCCAATTTATGTCGGGAACGCCCGCGATGCCGATGAATCTGACGAGCTAAAGGCGACGATCCTCAAAGAAGGGATTGAGGCTCTCGCCTTTATTCCACTCGCCAGCGCGCACGCGCTCATCGGCAAATTCATGGTCTACTACGACACGCCGCACGTGTTTACGGATCGCGAGCATGATCTTGCCCTGACGATTGGACGCCAGCTCGGTTTCGCGGTGGAACGCAACATAGCCGAACACACCTCGAGACGGCTGGCCGCGCTCGTCGACTCCTCCGATGACGCCATCATCGGCACGGACGTGAACGGCATCATCACGGACTGGAATGGTGGTGCCGAACGCCTGTTCGGCTACCGGAGCGAAGAGGTCATCGGCCGCTCCGTCATGCTTCTCGTGCCGGCGGATCGTCAGGACGAAGAGCCAACGATCCTAGCGCGCATTCGCTCTGGCGAGCGGGTGGAGCATTATGAGACACTTCGTCGACGCAAGGATGGCACGCTGGTCGACATCTCGCTGACGGTGTCGCCCATTCGGGATCACGCCGACGAAATCCTCGGTGCATCCAAGATAGCGCGCGACATTTCGGACCGCCGCCGCGTCCAGGAGCAGCGAGAGCTCATGCTTCGCGAGATGGATCACAGAGTGAAGAACGCATTCGCCTTGACGGGCAGCTTGGTTGGCCTGAGCGCAAAGTCGGCGGCAACTCCGGCCGAGCTTGTGGCGAATGTCACAGAGCGCCTCGCAGCCTTGGCCCGCGCGCATGCCTTCACGATGTCGCCGGGCTCTCACGACCTGGCACGAGATGATCGCCCGACCGCCCTGCATGCCCTCATCGGGACAATCCTAGCTCCCTATGGCAGCGCTGACGGCGCGGGGCCGCGTTTCTCGATCGTCGGGTTTGATCCGACCATACCAGCGGAATTGGTGACGCCTCTTTGCTTGCTCCTGCATGAGTTTGCGACCAATGCCACTAAACACGGCAGCCTGGCGGCAGCACAGGGCACGGTCCAAATCCTCTGCTCCAAGCAGGAGGAGGGCGTGGGCATTCGTTGGCGCGAGCTCGGCGGCCCCGAAGTCAGAAAGCCGGAATATCAAGGCTTCGGAAGCCGGCTGGTGAACGCCTCGGCGAGACAGCTTGGCCGTCTCACCACCACTTGGGACCCACATGGCGTCGTCATCGACCTGATCATCGATCACGACAAACTCGGCGATTGA